Proteins encoded by one window of Bactrocera oleae isolate idBacOlea1 chromosome 4, idBacOlea1, whole genome shotgun sequence:
- the Sec31 gene encoding protein transport protein Sec31A isoform X2: MKVKELQKTVNIAWSPLPQHPIYLAAGSAAQQLDSNVNPALEIYSTNFSDPSYDLELKASLPSQYRFQKVIWSPTGYDGAHPNGLIVGGCEGGHVMIYSAAKMLANEEGLIARQDKHTGPVSGLDVNPFQTNLLASCASESEIFIWDLNNTTTHMNPGTKTQPLEDVQNVAWNRQVQHILASVFSSRCVIWDLRKSEQIIKLSDTQSRVRWHAIQWHPDVATQVWLASEDDQAPVVQLWDLRYATAPAKTMQIHQRGVLGMSWCPRDIDLMVSCGKDNHIYCWNPNTDIPEGEILSEVAATATWYSDVQWCPRNPALVASSSLDGNVSIYSLFGGTQQQVQTSNKIADSFPGMDQIAQAPIPQQSTQIVYHDLKRAPKWIKRPCSVAFGFGGKLVHFNSQSKQVQVSQVVTEPELVERANALERSLTETNYVDYCRERANQMLDQNGRYLWYFIKANFELNPKEEMLNLLGFNKDDIDIKFAKFVKEDEAQQNEVNQVTNRLANLSHQPVDNNAIFDGIAATQKQQQLQNANAAKQFAIPKGEHPDSLITEAILTGNLEAAVELCLESQRIAEALIVASTAGIDFLTKIHNRYLEQQQNELSNVISALVTRDWLDFINRCTVDSWKEALVAALKHSDRKVVDICERLGDRLLEERAQSIDFIRNAMLCYVCAGSIDKLVSAWHQLKALEHQNNNYKPNTAELQELAEIVMLMSKSLEQQGIALELNGRFADFITEYGGLLVAQGALTAALAYIYALGSGNDEQNGELMELRERIYNTVNYRPMSAAATGRVANQQQQAPVARGSFSHGLPHAGYGGTNQFGNNQAGNWNTTALPTPSGSAAIFQQTPLFNPIAATPSSAVTAKPPLAVPGHITNDALNTQPPRPASNASSQGGSGINLHSRSKYVLDPSVASAGPMGGYGGGYQPQVAAPAPAAIPTFNAGQFNASLVPTPAQPSLMQPAAPFNMGGGAPAPYGLSGSNNYAGGLTSDISNQQPQPPPPPTQSLPRSRTPPPGWNDPPALKSTRAPKKPEPTPTSAPITHPLFGVDPNQNQNGYADPYAQYQNPGMPPPPTANSNIPTNLQPNDPVGYYNPALPQNNNLPTQQFPPQLNFQTSARPQQQQQQPWNSQSQNVGYTEQPAPVQRQPEPVKEKPPLPEEYIYLQTVLEELKSQCLAVSADPRTKRKFVDVTKRLENLYDCLRDGRLHSATIAALNQIVQFVQVGDYANALQTHTQIAFGSDFSQCAGFMPGLKVLVQSAADLQVYLR; this comes from the exons ATGAAAGTTAAAGAGTTGCAGAAGACGGTAAACATTGCATGGTCACCGCTGCCACAACATCCCATTTATTTGGCAGCGGGTAGTGCTGCACAACAACTCGATTCGAACGTAAACCCAGCATTGGAAATATATTCCACTAATTTTAGTGATCCGAGTTATGATCTGGAATTAAAAGCAAGCCTACCCAGTCAGTATAg ATTCCAGAAGGTTATTTGGAGCCCTACTGGTTACGATGGTGCTCATCCTAATGGCTTAATTGTAGGCGGTTGTGAGGGTGGTCATGTTATGATTTACTCTGCTGCTAAAATGCTAGCCAATGAAGAAGGTCTGATTGCACGACAAGATAAACACACCGGACCGGTTAGTGGACTTGATGTTAACCCATTTCAAACCAATTTGCTTGCCTCATGCGCCTCTGAGtcggaaatatttatttgggaTCTTAATAACACCACCACGCATATGAATCCAGGCACTAAAACACAACCACTTGAAGATGTACAAAATGTCGCTTGGAACAGACAAGTGCAACATATATTGGCCTCAGTTTTCAGTTCACGTTGTGTTATCTGGGATTTACGTAAAAGTGAGCAAATCATTAAACTCTCCGACACACAATCGCGCGTTCGTTGGCATGCCATTCAATGGCATCCGGATGTAGCTACACAAGTTTGGCTAGCTTCAGAGGATGACCAAGCGCCGGTTGTACAATTGTGGGACTTGCGTTACGCCACTGCGCCAGCAAAGACAATGCAAATTCATCAACGTGGTGTACTTGGTATGTCCTGGTGTCCACGTGACATTGATCTAATGGTATCCTGTGGCAAAGACAACCACATCTATTGTTGGAACCCTAACACCGATATACCCGAAGGCGAAATACTCTCGGAAGTAGCTGCTACAGCCACCTGGTATTCGGATGTGCAATGGTGTCCGCGTAATCCAGCGCTGGTCGCTAGTTCAAGTCTTGACGGCAATGTGTCGATTTATTCACTTTTTGGCGGTACGCAACAACAGGTGCAAACATCTAATAAAATAGCAGACTCCTTCCCCGGTATGGATCAAATAGCCCAGGCGCCCATACCACAACAATCGACGCAGATAGTGTATCATGACTTAAAACGGGCACCGAAATGGATTAAACGCCCTTGCAGTGTTGCATTTGGG tttGGCGGTAAATTAGTGCATTTTAATAGTCAATCGAAACAGGTGCAAGTCTCGCAGGTGGTCACTGAACCGGAATTGGTAGAGCGCGCTAACGCGCTTGAGCGTTCTCTCACCGAAACAAATTATGTTGATTATTGTCGCGAACGTGCCAATCAAATGCTGGATCAAAATGGACGTTATTTATGGTATTTCATAAAGGCGAACTTCGAACTCAATCCCAAAGAAGAAATGTTGAATTTACTTG GTTTCAACAAAGACGACATAGATATTAAATTTGCTAAATTTGTGAAAGAAGATGAAGCGCAACAAAATGAAGTGAATCAAGTGACGAATCGATTAGCGAATCTTTCGCAT CAACCGGTGGATAACAATGCAATATTCGACGGCATTGCGGCCACACAGAAGCAACAGCAGCTGCAGAATGCAAATGCCGCAAAGCAGTTCGCCATACCCAAAGGAGAAC ATCCCGATAGTCTGATCACTGAAGCAATTCTCACTGGTAATCTGGAAGCTGCTGTCGAACTCTGCCTTGAATCGCAACGCATTGCGGAGGCGCTTATTGTCGCCTCCACAGCTGGCATTGATTTTCTTACTAAAATTCACAATCGCTACTTGGAGCAGCAACAAAACGAGTTATCCAATGTGATTAGTGCGCTGGTGACACGTGATTGGTTGGATTTCATCAACCGTTGCACTGTAGACTCATGGAAGGAAGCTTTAGTCGCGGCCCTAAAGCATAGCGATCGCAAAGTGGTTGACATTTGCGAACGTCTCGGTGATCGCCTACTGGAGGAGCGTGCGCAAAGTATCGATTTTATACGTAACGCTATGCTATGTTATGTGTGCGCTGGTAGTATTGATAAATTAGTGTCCGCTTGGCATCAATTGAAAGCATTGGAGCAccaaaacaataattataaacCGAATACGGCCGAGTTACAGGAATTGGCCGAAATTGTAATGTTAATGAGCAAATCTTTGGAACAACAAGGAATTGCTTTGGAACTAAATGGACGCTTTGCCGACTTCATTACCGAATATGGCGGTCTGTTGGTAGCGCAGGGTGCACTCACAGCCGCTTTAGCATATATTTATGCTTTGGGTTCGGGCAATGATGAACAAAATGGCGAACTGATGGAGCTGCGCGAGCGCATATATAATACAGTTAATTATAGACCAATGTCGGCGGCTGCCACTGGACGTGTagcaaatcaacaacaacaggcaCCTGTTGCACGCGGCTCATTTTCGCATGGATTGCCACACGCTGGTTATGGCGGCACAAACCAATTTGGAAACAATCAAGCGGGCAATTGGAACACAACCGCTTTGCCAACACCTAGCGGCTCCGCTGCAATATTTCAACAAACCCCGCTGTTTAATCCGATTGCAGCCACGCCGTCGTCTGCTGTGACAGCCAAACCGCCACTAGCCGTACCCGGACATATCACCAATGATGCACTGAACACACAGCCACCACGTCCGGCCAGCAATGCCAGTTCGCAAGGTGGCAGCGGCATCAATTTACACTCACGCTCCAAGTACGTGCTAGATCCGTCAGTGGCCTCCGCTGGTCCCATGGGCGGTTACGGTGGTGGTTATCAACCACAGGTAGCAGCACCAGCTCCAGCTGCCATACCTACATTCAATGCAGGTCAATTTAATGCGTCGTTAGTACCAACGCCTGCTCAACCAAGTCTGATGCAACCGGCTGCACCATTTAATATGGGCGGTGGTGCACCTGCGCCGTATGGCTTAAGTGGCAGCAACAACTACGCTGGTGGTCTGACATCTGATATTAGCAACCAACAGCCGCAACCACCGCCACCACCAACACAGAGTTTACCGCGTAGCCGTACACCACCACCAGGCTGGAATGATCCGCCAGCATTGAAGTCAACACGTGCG CCCAAAAAACCAGAGCCTACACCCACATCTGCGCCCATAACTCATCCCCTATTCGGCGTTGATCcgaatcaaaatcaaaatggtTATGCGGATCCATATGCGCAATATCAG AATCCCGGTATGCCACCACCACCAACCGCCAACAGCAATATCCCAACTAACTTACAACCCAATGACCCAGTTGGCTACTATAATCCAGCATTgccacaaaataataatttgccaACGCAGCAATTTCCACCACAACTGAACTTCCAAACATCAGCCAgaccacagcaacaacaacaacaaccatggAATTCACAGTCACAAAATGTGGGCTACACCGAGCAGCCGGCGCCAGTGCAACGACAACCGGAACCCGTAAAAGAGAAGCCGCCACTACCGGAGGAATATATTTATCTGCAAACGGTGTTGGAAGAGTTGAAGAGTCAATGCTTGGCCGTATCGGCTGATCCG CGCACCAAACGGAAATTTGTAGATGTTACCAAGCGTTTGGAGAATCTTTATGACTGTTTACGTGATGGCaga cttcACTCTGCCACAATCGCAGCTCTCAATCAAATCGTACAGTTCGTGCAAGTGGGCGATTATGCCAATGCCTTGCAAACGCATACCCAAATCGCATTCGGCTCCGATTTTTCACAGTGTGCTGGCTTTATGCCGGGTCTAAAGGTGCTTGTACAATCGGCTGCTGATTTACAGGTTTATCTACGTTAA
- the Sec31 gene encoding protein transport protein Sec31A isoform X1 yields MKVKELQKTVNIAWSPLPQHPIYLAAGSAAQQLDSNVNPALEIYSTNFSDPSYDLELKASLPSQYRFQKVIWSPTGYDGAHPNGLIVGGCEGGHVMIYSAAKMLANEEGLIARQDKHTGPVSGLDVNPFQTNLLASCASESEIFIWDLNNTTTHMNPGTKTQPLEDVQNVAWNRQVQHILASVFSSRCVIWDLRKSEQIIKLSDTQSRVRWHAIQWHPDVATQVWLASEDDQAPVVQLWDLRYATAPAKTMQIHQRGVLGMSWCPRDIDLMVSCGKDNHIYCWNPNTDIPEGEILSEVAATATWYSDVQWCPRNPALVASSSLDGNVSIYSLFGGTQQQVQTSNKIADSFPGMDQIAQAPIPQQSTQIVYHDLKRAPKWIKRPCSVAFGFGGKLVHFNSQSKQVQVSQVVTEPELVERANALERSLTETNYVDYCRERANQMLDQNGRYLWYFIKANFELNPKEEMLNLLGFNKDDIDIKFAKFVKEDEAQQNEVNQVTNRLANLSHSDSSEVECDQSTDGSTDISQPVDNNAIFDGIAATQKQQQLQNANAAKQFAIPKGEHPDSLITEAILTGNLEAAVELCLESQRIAEALIVASTAGIDFLTKIHNRYLEQQQNELSNVISALVTRDWLDFINRCTVDSWKEALVAALKHSDRKVVDICERLGDRLLEERAQSIDFIRNAMLCYVCAGSIDKLVSAWHQLKALEHQNNNYKPNTAELQELAEIVMLMSKSLEQQGIALELNGRFADFITEYGGLLVAQGALTAALAYIYALGSGNDEQNGELMELRERIYNTVNYRPMSAAATGRVANQQQQAPVARGSFSHGLPHAGYGGTNQFGNNQAGNWNTTALPTPSGSAAIFQQTPLFNPIAATPSSAVTAKPPLAVPGHITNDALNTQPPRPASNASSQGGSGINLHSRSKYVLDPSVASAGPMGGYGGGYQPQVAAPAPAAIPTFNAGQFNASLVPTPAQPSLMQPAAPFNMGGGAPAPYGLSGSNNYAGGLTSDISNQQPQPPPPPTQSLPRSRTPPPGWNDPPALKSTRAPKKPEPTPTSAPITHPLFGVDPNQNQNGYADPYAQYQNPGMPPPPTANSNIPTNLQPNDPVGYYNPALPQNNNLPTQQFPPQLNFQTSARPQQQQQQPWNSQSQNVGYTEQPAPVQRQPEPVKEKPPLPEEYIYLQTVLEELKSQCLAVSADPRTKRKFVDVTKRLENLYDCLRDGRLHSATIAALNQIVQFVQVGDYANALQTHTQIAFGSDFSQCAGFMPGLKVLVQSAADLQVYLR; encoded by the exons ATGAAAGTTAAAGAGTTGCAGAAGACGGTAAACATTGCATGGTCACCGCTGCCACAACATCCCATTTATTTGGCAGCGGGTAGTGCTGCACAACAACTCGATTCGAACGTAAACCCAGCATTGGAAATATATTCCACTAATTTTAGTGATCCGAGTTATGATCTGGAATTAAAAGCAAGCCTACCCAGTCAGTATAg ATTCCAGAAGGTTATTTGGAGCCCTACTGGTTACGATGGTGCTCATCCTAATGGCTTAATTGTAGGCGGTTGTGAGGGTGGTCATGTTATGATTTACTCTGCTGCTAAAATGCTAGCCAATGAAGAAGGTCTGATTGCACGACAAGATAAACACACCGGACCGGTTAGTGGACTTGATGTTAACCCATTTCAAACCAATTTGCTTGCCTCATGCGCCTCTGAGtcggaaatatttatttgggaTCTTAATAACACCACCACGCATATGAATCCAGGCACTAAAACACAACCACTTGAAGATGTACAAAATGTCGCTTGGAACAGACAAGTGCAACATATATTGGCCTCAGTTTTCAGTTCACGTTGTGTTATCTGGGATTTACGTAAAAGTGAGCAAATCATTAAACTCTCCGACACACAATCGCGCGTTCGTTGGCATGCCATTCAATGGCATCCGGATGTAGCTACACAAGTTTGGCTAGCTTCAGAGGATGACCAAGCGCCGGTTGTACAATTGTGGGACTTGCGTTACGCCACTGCGCCAGCAAAGACAATGCAAATTCATCAACGTGGTGTACTTGGTATGTCCTGGTGTCCACGTGACATTGATCTAATGGTATCCTGTGGCAAAGACAACCACATCTATTGTTGGAACCCTAACACCGATATACCCGAAGGCGAAATACTCTCGGAAGTAGCTGCTACAGCCACCTGGTATTCGGATGTGCAATGGTGTCCGCGTAATCCAGCGCTGGTCGCTAGTTCAAGTCTTGACGGCAATGTGTCGATTTATTCACTTTTTGGCGGTACGCAACAACAGGTGCAAACATCTAATAAAATAGCAGACTCCTTCCCCGGTATGGATCAAATAGCCCAGGCGCCCATACCACAACAATCGACGCAGATAGTGTATCATGACTTAAAACGGGCACCGAAATGGATTAAACGCCCTTGCAGTGTTGCATTTGGG tttGGCGGTAAATTAGTGCATTTTAATAGTCAATCGAAACAGGTGCAAGTCTCGCAGGTGGTCACTGAACCGGAATTGGTAGAGCGCGCTAACGCGCTTGAGCGTTCTCTCACCGAAACAAATTATGTTGATTATTGTCGCGAACGTGCCAATCAAATGCTGGATCAAAATGGACGTTATTTATGGTATTTCATAAAGGCGAACTTCGAACTCAATCCCAAAGAAGAAATGTTGAATTTACTTG GTTTCAACAAAGACGACATAGATATTAAATTTGCTAAATTTGTGAAAGAAGATGAAGCGCAACAAAATGAAGTGAATCAAGTGACGAATCGATTAGCGAATCTTTCGCAT AGCGATTCATCGGAAGTTGAGTGTGATCAAAGTACTGATGGCAGTACCGACATATCG CAACCGGTGGATAACAATGCAATATTCGACGGCATTGCGGCCACACAGAAGCAACAGCAGCTGCAGAATGCAAATGCCGCAAAGCAGTTCGCCATACCCAAAGGAGAAC ATCCCGATAGTCTGATCACTGAAGCAATTCTCACTGGTAATCTGGAAGCTGCTGTCGAACTCTGCCTTGAATCGCAACGCATTGCGGAGGCGCTTATTGTCGCCTCCACAGCTGGCATTGATTTTCTTACTAAAATTCACAATCGCTACTTGGAGCAGCAACAAAACGAGTTATCCAATGTGATTAGTGCGCTGGTGACACGTGATTGGTTGGATTTCATCAACCGTTGCACTGTAGACTCATGGAAGGAAGCTTTAGTCGCGGCCCTAAAGCATAGCGATCGCAAAGTGGTTGACATTTGCGAACGTCTCGGTGATCGCCTACTGGAGGAGCGTGCGCAAAGTATCGATTTTATACGTAACGCTATGCTATGTTATGTGTGCGCTGGTAGTATTGATAAATTAGTGTCCGCTTGGCATCAATTGAAAGCATTGGAGCAccaaaacaataattataaacCGAATACGGCCGAGTTACAGGAATTGGCCGAAATTGTAATGTTAATGAGCAAATCTTTGGAACAACAAGGAATTGCTTTGGAACTAAATGGACGCTTTGCCGACTTCATTACCGAATATGGCGGTCTGTTGGTAGCGCAGGGTGCACTCACAGCCGCTTTAGCATATATTTATGCTTTGGGTTCGGGCAATGATGAACAAAATGGCGAACTGATGGAGCTGCGCGAGCGCATATATAATACAGTTAATTATAGACCAATGTCGGCGGCTGCCACTGGACGTGTagcaaatcaacaacaacaggcaCCTGTTGCACGCGGCTCATTTTCGCATGGATTGCCACACGCTGGTTATGGCGGCACAAACCAATTTGGAAACAATCAAGCGGGCAATTGGAACACAACCGCTTTGCCAACACCTAGCGGCTCCGCTGCAATATTTCAACAAACCCCGCTGTTTAATCCGATTGCAGCCACGCCGTCGTCTGCTGTGACAGCCAAACCGCCACTAGCCGTACCCGGACATATCACCAATGATGCACTGAACACACAGCCACCACGTCCGGCCAGCAATGCCAGTTCGCAAGGTGGCAGCGGCATCAATTTACACTCACGCTCCAAGTACGTGCTAGATCCGTCAGTGGCCTCCGCTGGTCCCATGGGCGGTTACGGTGGTGGTTATCAACCACAGGTAGCAGCACCAGCTCCAGCTGCCATACCTACATTCAATGCAGGTCAATTTAATGCGTCGTTAGTACCAACGCCTGCTCAACCAAGTCTGATGCAACCGGCTGCACCATTTAATATGGGCGGTGGTGCACCTGCGCCGTATGGCTTAAGTGGCAGCAACAACTACGCTGGTGGTCTGACATCTGATATTAGCAACCAACAGCCGCAACCACCGCCACCACCAACACAGAGTTTACCGCGTAGCCGTACACCACCACCAGGCTGGAATGATCCGCCAGCATTGAAGTCAACACGTGCG CCCAAAAAACCAGAGCCTACACCCACATCTGCGCCCATAACTCATCCCCTATTCGGCGTTGATCcgaatcaaaatcaaaatggtTATGCGGATCCATATGCGCAATATCAG AATCCCGGTATGCCACCACCACCAACCGCCAACAGCAATATCCCAACTAACTTACAACCCAATGACCCAGTTGGCTACTATAATCCAGCATTgccacaaaataataatttgccaACGCAGCAATTTCCACCACAACTGAACTTCCAAACATCAGCCAgaccacagcaacaacaacaacaaccatggAATTCACAGTCACAAAATGTGGGCTACACCGAGCAGCCGGCGCCAGTGCAACGACAACCGGAACCCGTAAAAGAGAAGCCGCCACTACCGGAGGAATATATTTATCTGCAAACGGTGTTGGAAGAGTTGAAGAGTCAATGCTTGGCCGTATCGGCTGATCCG CGCACCAAACGGAAATTTGTAGATGTTACCAAGCGTTTGGAGAATCTTTATGACTGTTTACGTGATGGCaga cttcACTCTGCCACAATCGCAGCTCTCAATCAAATCGTACAGTTCGTGCAAGTGGGCGATTATGCCAATGCCTTGCAAACGCATACCCAAATCGCATTCGGCTCCGATTTTTCACAGTGTGCTGGCTTTATGCCGGGTCTAAAGGTGCTTGTACAATCGGCTGCTGATTTACAGGTTTATCTACGTTAA